The nucleotide sequence CAGAGAAGGAGAGTGCATCGGGTGGCACGCGGCTCAAGTAATGGGAATCAAGAACCCTCAACGTATTGTGTACTCCGAAATTTCAGAGAAAGCAGTTAGGAGAGCTATCGCTAATCCTCGGTTTCTCGACACCAACCTTGTAGCATCTGCCCTCGGACGTTCCACCTTAGACAAACTGATCGGGTACACCGGTTCACCTTTGTTGTGGGATTACGTCGAAGGAGCCAAAAGCATGGGGAGGGTTCAAACTCCGGTCTTAACTCTAATCTGTGAACGGGAAGAAACCATCCAAAACTTTAAACCAGAGACTTACTATTCTGTATGGAGTTTATATAAAGAGGGTCTCAAAGCGTTTTACGCAGGAGAAAGCAACGACAATTCCGAAGATAGCGAGGAAGAAAGAGATGATAGCCAAACTCCGAAAGAAACACAAAAAGAGTCCTTGCGGGTAACAAGTGAAGCAGAGGCTAATCGTCTTGTGGCGATCGCACGGAACAACTCTCACAACGTCGTCTCCCTCGAAACCAAGAAAAGCAAGAAGTCCCCACCTGCACCGTTTACAACGAGTAACCTACAACAAGCAGCAGGGGCTAGACTCAAGTTTTCCCCTGACCAAACAATGAAGTTAGCTCAGAAATTGTATGAGGCGGGAGTAATTACCTATCATCGAACTGACTCAACAGTAATCTCCGGTGATTTCTGCAAAGTCATACGACAATATCTCAAGGCAAATGACCCTGAGAACCTACCTAAGTCAGTGATCAAGCATCGGCAATCTAAGAACGCTCAAGAAGCTCACGAAGCCATTAGACCTGTAGATTTAGCCAAAACCGAGACAGACATCGCTAGTGAACTAGGAGATGCGGCGGGAAAGCTATACCAACTAATCTGGTTTAGAACAGTAGCCAGTCAATGTAAGCCCGCCGAGTTAGATAAAACCACCATCACCACCCAGTCTGATACTGTGTTCTGGAAAGCAAAAGGACAAGTCGTAACCTTCGCTGGCTATCTTCGTTATTGGAGAGACTTAGGGGCGGATTCTGAATTACCCTCAGTAGAGAATCATCAGGTTGTAACGTTAGAAGATGCTCAGGCTGAAAAGAAGCAAACTAAGCCTCCTTCTCGCTTTACTGAGGCTCAAATGGTAAAGGTGAGGGAAAAGAAAGGAATTGGACGACCTAGCACGTTTTCACCGACAATCCAAACCCTCAAAGATAGAAACTACGTTGCGGTTGAAAAGCGAATGCTCAAACCAACCCAGGTAGGACTCAAAGTCTACCACTTCGTCAGAGAGCATTTAACGGAACTAGGGACAGTCGAGTTTACGGCTCAGATGGAGTCCCATCTCGATGCGATCGCCAAAGGTGATGAAAAATGGCAGCCCTATGTATGTCAATTTCATTTTGACCATTGGCAACCCACCTTGATCAAGATAGCACAAACCCTAGGAAAGCCAGCCGTTAAATCGTTCAATGGTAATGGCAAATCCTTAGAAAAATCGAGGACTAAATGCCCAAAATGCAATGTTGCTATGAGTAAGGTTCCATCTAAGTCTAAGAAGTTACATCGACCTTATTTCCTCAAATGTGAAGACTGCGAAACAGTCATGTTTTACAACAAGGAACGTAAGCAATGGGAATCACCAGGAACCAAATCGCCGACGCAAGAAACTAAGGCAAGTTGTCCAA is from Crocosphaera subtropica ATCC 51142 and encodes:
- the topA gene encoding type I DNA topoisomerase; this encodes MAKNVLVIEAPGKRKKLEKFLGADWTVIATGGHIREFDKSGNHNLGFELTPKGTVIPKFVPRSERSKKVIRQLQMTAKRTNSERIFIATDPDREGECIGWHAAQVMGIKNPQRIVYSEISEKAVRRAIANPRFLDTNLVASALGRSTLDKLIGYTGSPLLWDYVEGAKSMGRVQTPVLTLICEREETIQNFKPETYYSVWSLYKEGLKAFYAGESNDNSEDSEEERDDSQTPKETQKESLRVTSEAEANRLVAIARNNSHNVVSLETKKSKKSPPAPFTTSNLQQAAGARLKFSPDQTMKLAQKLYEAGVITYHRTDSTVISGDFCKVIRQYLKANDPENLPKSVIKHRQSKNAQEAHEAIRPVDLAKTETDIASELGDAAGKLYQLIWFRTVASQCKPAELDKTTITTQSDTVFWKAKGQVVTFAGYLRYWRDLGADSELPSVENHQVVTLEDAQAEKKQTKPPSRFTEAQMVKVREKKGIGRPSTFSPTIQTLKDRNYVAVEKRMLKPTQVGLKVYHFVREHLTELGTVEFTAQMESHLDAIAKGDEKWQPYVCQFHFDHWQPTLIKIAQTLGKPAVKSFNGNGKSLEKSRTKCPKCNVAMSKVPSKSKKLHRPYFLKCEDCETVMFYNKERKQWESPGTKSPTQETKASCPKCQKPLHLREYRSKKDGKQKKLLKCLDCDDVVFFESRGCFWSKQFGEINL